A genome region from Desulfovibrio sp. includes the following:
- a CDS encoding YccF domain-containing protein, protein MNSTISCLGNAIWFLCGGILMGLVWWLYGLLCFVSIVGIPWGRACFVMGSFAFFPFGKMPVARDVLTGRQDVGTGIWGTVGNIIWLVLAGVWIAMGHLLSAIMCAVTIIGIPFAWQHVKLAALALCPIGKTIVPAPLADAAERVAAERGFREGRF, encoded by the coding sequence ATGAACAGCACCATCAGCTGCCTTGGCAATGCCATATGGTTTTTGTGCGGTGGCATTCTTATGGGGCTTGTGTGGTGGCTTTACGGCCTGCTCTGCTTTGTTTCCATTGTGGGCATTCCGTGGGGCAGGGCCTGCTTTGTCATGGGCAGCTTTGCCTTTTTTCCCTTTGGCAAAATGCCGGTGGCGCGTGATGTGCTGACTGGCAGGCAGGATGTGGGCACGGGCATTTGGGGCACGGTGGGCAATATCATCTGGCTTGTGCTGGCTGGCGTGTGGATTGCCATGGGCCATCTGCTTTCGGCCATCATGTGCGCGGTGACCATCATCGGCATTCCCTTTGCGTGGCAGCACGTCAAACTGGCGGCTCTGGCGCTCTGCCCCATCGGCAAGACCATTGTACCCGCCCCGCTGGCCGATGCAGCAGAACGTGTAGCCGCAGAGCGCGGCTTTCGCGAGGGCCGCTTCTAG
- the purM gene encoding phosphoribosylformylglycinamidine cyclo-ligase, protein MSSDRAKAYTQAGVDIEAGNSLVSRIKGMVQSTQTRGVISDIGGFGGLFRPDLNGMTEPVLVSSTDGVGTKLKVAFACNKHDTVGIDLVAMSVNDILVQGANPLFFLDYFATGKLDVETAQTVIGGVAEGCRQAGCALLGGETAEMPDMYAPGEYDLAGFCVGIVDNAKLIDGSGIQVGDKIIGIASSGLHSNGYSLARKVLEQSGLALTDPFPGADGATVGDVLLTPTTIYVEAVRPLLRDMNVKGMAHITGGGFYDNIPRVLPAQVEARINFGSWQMAPVFNWLKEAGNLSWPEILQIFNGGIGFVLVVPADQAEEAISRIQAFKLRAWCIGDIARRSKDDAQEQVIINF, encoded by the coding sequence ATGTCCAGCGACCGCGCAAAAGCCTACACCCAGGCAGGCGTTGATATCGAGGCGGGAAACTCACTTGTTTCGCGCATCAAAGGCATGGTTCAGAGCACGCAGACCAGAGGCGTCATTTCCGACATTGGCGGCTTCGGCGGCCTGTTCCGGCCTGACCTCAACGGCATGACCGAGCCTGTGCTTGTTTCTTCCACCGACGGTGTGGGAACCAAGCTCAAGGTGGCTTTTGCCTGCAACAAACACGATACCGTGGGCATCGACCTTGTGGCCATGAGTGTCAACGACATTCTGGTTCAGGGCGCAAACCCCCTGTTTTTTCTAGACTATTTTGCCACCGGTAAGCTTGATGTAGAAACGGCCCAGACCGTCATTGGCGGCGTGGCCGAAGGCTGCCGTCAGGCTGGCTGCGCGCTGCTCGGCGGCGAAACCGCCGAAATGCCCGACATGTACGCGCCCGGTGAATACGACCTTGCCGGTTTCTGCGTGGGTATTGTGGACAATGCCAAGCTTATCGACGGCTCCGGCATTCAGGTGGGCGACAAGATCATCGGCATTGCCTCGTCCGGCCTGCATTCCAACGGCTACTCCCTGGCCCGCAAGGTGCTTGAACAGAGCGGCCTTGCCCTTACCGATCCCTTCCCTGGAGCGGACGGAGCAACCGTTGGCGATGTGTTGCTGACACCCACCACCATCTATGTGGAAGCGGTGCGTCCCCTGCTGCGCGACATGAACGTCAAGGGCATGGCCCACATCACGGGCGGCGGCTTTTACGACAATATTCCCCGTGTGCTGCCCGCACAGGTGGAAGCGCGCATTAATTTTGGCAGCTGGCAGATGGCCCCGGTCTTCAACTGGCTCAAGGAAGCGGGCAACCTCAGCTGGCCTGAAATTCTGCAAATCTTCAACGGCGGCATCGGCTTTGTGCTGGTTGTGCCCGCCGATCAGGCCGAGGAAGCCATCAGCCGCATCCAGGCCTTCAAACTGCGGGCCTGGTGCATAGGCGACATAGCCCGCCGCTCCAAGGATGACGCCCAGGAACAGGTCATCATCAACTTCTAG
- the amrS gene encoding AmmeMemoRadiSam system radical SAM enzyme — protein MLAALWDSQPDGSVLCRLCAHRCRIRNGAKGICGVRVNMRGKLVSLVSQVVTAAAMDPVEKKPLYHFLPGTRIFSVGSAGCNFSCKFCQNSNIAHVPENGMVPGKRAAPEDLLLLAQSNHAQSMAFTYNEPTVFFELLYETAGMALKKGIRSVLVTNGYMSKDCLAALSRCICAANVDLKSFRDDFYRKYCGARLQPVLESLKTIKKMGWWLEVTTLIIPGVNDGAEELAELAAFIRDELGPDTPWHVSGFHGAHLMIDHPDTPLATLEKTWSIGRQAGLQYVYIGNARSALGSNTFCPACGAVVVERDMYDTRLRSVEGKCPSCGVQIPGVWK, from the coding sequence ATGCTTGCAGCTCTGTGGGATAGCCAGCCTGACGGTTCCGTATTGTGCCGCCTGTGCGCGCACCGCTGTCGCATACGCAATGGTGCCAAGGGCATTTGCGGGGTGCGTGTAAACATGCGCGGCAAGCTGGTTTCGCTGGTCAGTCAGGTTGTGACGGCCGCGGCCATGGATCCGGTGGAAAAAAAGCCCCTGTACCATTTTTTGCCCGGTACCAGAATTTTTTCTGTGGGCAGTGCCGGATGTAATTTTTCCTGCAAATTTTGTCAGAACAGCAACATAGCGCATGTGCCCGAAAACGGCATGGTTCCGGGCAAGCGGGCCGCCCCGGAGGATCTGCTGCTGCTTGCCCAGAGCAATCACGCCCAGTCCATGGCCTTTACCTACAACGAACCCACGGTTTTTTTTGAGCTGCTGTACGAAACAGCGGGCATGGCCCTCAAAAAGGGCATTCGCAGCGTTCTGGTGACCAACGGCTACATGTCCAAGGATTGTCTGGCGGCCCTGAGCCGATGTATATGCGCGGCCAATGTGGATCTGAAGTCGTTTCGCGATGATTTTTACCGCAAGTATTGCGGGGCGCGCCTGCAACCTGTGCTTGAAAGCCTGAAGACCATCAAGAAAATGGGCTGGTGGCTTGAGGTTACAACTCTGATTATTCCCGGTGTCAACGACGGAGCGGAAGAGCTGGCGGAGCTGGCAGCGTTTATTCGCGACGAGCTCGGGCCCGATACTCCTTGGCATGTTTCGGGTTTTCATGGCGCGCACTTGATGATCGACCACCCGGACACGCCTCTGGCCACACTGGAGAAAACCTGGAGCATCGGGCGTCAGGCCGGTTTGCAGTATGTGTATATTGGTAATGCCCGCAGCGCTCTTGGCAGCAACACGTTTTGCCCCGCTTGTGGGGCTGTGGTTGTGGAACGCGACATGTATGACACGCGACTACGCTCGGTGGAGGGAAAATGCCCCTCGTGCGGCGTGCAGATTCCGGGAGTCTGGAAATAA